The nucleotide window GACCGGTTTTTACGCAGATCTTTGGCCTGGGTCTTGGGCAGCCGGTCCAGCACCTGCTGGGACCCGGTGGCGGCATGGACCGTGGCCATGGACGCGGACAACACCCGTTCCACGCCAAAATAATCCAGCAAAGGTTTGATCATATGGGCCAGACAGGTGGTGGTGCACGAGGCATTGGAAATCACGGCATGCCGCACCGGGTCATAGTCTTTATCATTGATGCCCATGACCGTGGTCACACAGTCTTCGGGCATGGATGCCCCTTGTTTGAGTTTAAACGGCGCAGAAGCGATCACTTTGGCGGCACCAGCGGCCAGATGCCCCCGGATGGATCCGGCCGGATCATCGGCAGGCAGATTCGGGTCCAGAAACCGGCCCGTGGTATCCACCACCATGCCGGCCCCGTTATCCGCCCATTGAATATCTTTCGGGTTCCGGTGTTCCCTTAAAATCTTCACCCGGACCCCGTTGACCGTCAACGTCCCCCTGGCTTCATCCACGTCTGTGATCACGTTTGAAGACTGGTATCCGTTCAGATAGGCTGCCAGACGGCCATAGGTGGAGTCCCGTTCAATGTAATGAATGATGTCGGACAACCCCGCCCCGACTTCCCGGCCGACATTGATCACAATATCGGTAAAATATTTTCTTCCGGCATGATGCCACAGGGTCAGTTTGCCGATACGGCCCAGTCCGTTGATTCCCAAAATTTTCTTGTTATCGGTGTTCATGGCACTCCTCACTTTCACGAATAATTAACGTTTATTTCTCCTTCAAACACAACCCCTTTGTTACCATCGATACTGATATAATCGCCCGCGTTCAGTTTTCGGCCTGCCAGATGGCAGTTTTTATCCGCTTCATTGCACACCAGGTTTTCACATCCCACCACACAGGTCTTTCCCAAATTGTATGCCACCACAGCGGCATGGGAGGTGAGCCCGCCCTTGGCGGTCAACAGGCCGTCTGCGGCATCAATTTCCAGAATATCATCGGGCACGGTGTCATTGCGCAGCAAAATCAGGTAAGCATCCGGGTCCTGGCGCCGGAACGCATCGATTTCCTTTAAAGTAAACACGATGCGGCCGCTCATGGCCCCCCCGGACACCCCGGTGCCCTGGCCCAGAAACGCGGCTTTGAGCCGGTCATCGTCCGCTGTAAACGCAGGCAGTTTTTTCCGGTCCCCCAAAGAAAGATCCCGGGCCTGGAGAATATACAGATCTTCAGGCTCCGGTCCTTCAAAGGTGAATTCAATCTCCTGGGGATTCCATCTGCGTTTGTAAATCAGCATCTGAATGGTATTTTTCAACTGGTCATACACCCGGGGAAACGCTTTTTCCAGGCTGATTTTGGTATCCCGGCGTTCCAGTTCCCGCTGCATTTCCGATATGGGCAGGGTGCTCACCAGCCCGGCCACCACATCCTCGCCCTGGTTGCCGATGGTAAAATCCCCCCACAGCCGGATGGCATCTCCGGGCAGTTTCGGACTGTGGCTGAAGGCCACCCCGGAGCCGGACTGCCGGGACCGGTTCCCGAACACCATGGCCTGGACCGTGACCGCAGTCCCCCAGTCATCGGAAATCCCCATGATCCGGCGGTAATCAATGGCCCGCTTGGCATTCCAGGAAGAAAACACTTTATGAATGGCCAGAAAAAGCTGGTCCACAGGGGATTCCACCAGGGTGATTCCTTTGAGCAGCAATTGATTTTTATAGGCCATGGCCACAGCCTTCATCTGAGGCCCTGTGAAATGGCGCTTGAAATCGATGCCCGCCTGTTTTTTATGCACCGCAATGATCTGATCGAATTCATCCCGGTGAATGCCGAACGTCATGCCGTACTGCTGAAGAAACCGGCGAAAACTGTCCCAGGCAAACCAGGGATTGCCGGTTTTCTGGGCAATGGCATCGGCAATCTCTTCATTGATCCCCACATTCAGAAAAGAATCCATCATGCCGGGCTGGGAAATGGAAGCCCCGGAACGTACCGACAAAAGCAGCGGTCTTTCAGGGTCCCCCAGCACCTGTCCGGTCTGCTGCTCTAAACGGGACATCATATGGACCACCCGCTGTTTGAAATTGACCGATGCCGGCGTGTAAGTATCGATGAGATTCAGGCACCGGAACACTTCCGTGGTGATGATGAACCCTTCGGGCACCTGGACCCCGATCTTTTTAAGACGCATCAGGTTCCACCCTTTGTTTCCCAGAAAAATGATGTTCTGGTTTGCCACCTGCTCATCACTGATGGAAGTCACTGCGCACTTGGGGTCATAGTTAAGCAGCACACTCAATTCATCCTGGGACAGTTTTTCCGACTGCCGGAACAGGGTGTGCAGGATTCGGTTTAAAAAAACATCCAGCTGCTGAAGCCCTAACGATGTGGCAATACGATCCCGGAAAAAAATATCTGCGGCCCGCTGATCCAGTTTTCTGGCGGTTTTTTTATCCAGTTTCCCCTGTTCCGGAATAAATCCGGGCAGATATTTTTTCTGAATCTGTTCTTTGCCGATGCGGGCTTCAATCTGAACCAGATTGGCCGAATGAATGGTGTGAAAATAATCGTTGATAATATCTGCCACAGCCCGCACAAATCCTTTGAAAATATCCAGATACTGGGTAAAGGAACATGTGGTGATGTTCACCGAGTACTTGAGAAACTCCATCTGGATATCCAGCTTGTTGGATACGATACCGTCCAGGCTCAATGCGTTGCGAAACAGGGTCAGCACCGAAAAAATCCGCACAAACGTGGGTTTGGTGATCAGCCGCAGATCAATACTGTTGATCAAGTCTTCAAACAGGACATTGACAATGCTTTCAACGCGCAGGGTCAGGCCTAAAGCATCAAATTTGGGTTCATTGTAGCTGCCGTACATGGACGGGATATCCACGGCAAAATGGCGCTTGTGATAAATGGCTTCATTGGGTTCATAGGTGTTGTCTGAAACGATCATTTTTTTGAGGTCTGCCATATACTCGATCAGAAGACCGATTTTGGTTTCCAGATGCGTTTCATCCAGAGCCGTGGCCAACCGCCGGGGTTCGGGCATATAGTCGGTCTTGAAATTGGCCAGATAGGATTTGATTTCCAGGTGATCCACCCCGTATTTTTCATTGAGCAGCCGGTAAAACCGCAGCATCAGCCGGACCCGCTGCCGGTCCAGATCCGTCACGTCTTCGATCTCGGTTACAATCTGGTCCAGGGCTTCCTGGCGGTACATGAGAAAATCCCGGGGGTGATACAGTTTTTTGGTTTCCAGATGCTGCATGATTTTACCGGGACCATCCACAAACCGGCCGGAACAGGGGATCTCTGCATAAATTGACGGGGGCACAAAAGGTTCCAGCGGGGTCTTATCCTTTGTTTTCCAGAAAATCATGACCTGCTGAATAAACGCCACAATCCGGCTGGAGCTTTCCACATGACACTGCTTGCGCAGAAAATGAATCAGCCGGTCCCGGCGGTGGCAGGCTTCATCCAGATCCGTGGAGATATCCCTCAGCTGACCTTCGGCCCCGATTTCATTGAAAAACGCCGGCAGCAGACGGGCCAGCTGCTTGACCAGATTGTACACCCCTTCGATGTCCGCGTTGAGAAACCGGGTGATATCCCGGGGAAACAGATCCGTGTCCTTGATGAACACCCCGCCGATGGACAGATAGATAATCAAAGCGGACAGCAGGCGCTTGGATTTTTTGGGCTGCTGTCCGATCAGACTTAAAAACACCCGGATATTTTTCACATGGGCGGTATTCCCCTTGATCTGCCAGTCCTCTCCCGTGCCCTGGATCATGGGAAACTGGAATCCGTGGTTCACCACCCGGTCAATGAAATGGTTGATGAGCTCCACATCACCGGTTTTATAGACGGCTTCGCCGATTTTGTAGATACAGTCCAACAGGGTCTCGGGATACCGTCCCTTGTGCTCTCTGAACAGCGAAAACGTCTGGTTGACAATGGGGATATTTTTCTTGAAATCATCATCCCCGATAAGCCGGGTCAATGTCTGGTTGATCTCATGAAGACAATCCTTGTGTATCATGAACAGTCCGGGCACATGGATGGCGTAAAACAAAAAAGTCAGTTTGAGGTGACGGCCATAGGTGTCATCACTGCAATGGATAACGATCTGCCGGCTCACCGTCTTGAACCGATTCACAAACTCCCGGAACCCTGTGAACCGGATGAGTTCCCGGGTCAGTTCAATGGAATCTGCATCCCGACGGCGACACAGATCTGCCAGCTGACGATGCCAGGCAGTGACACGCCCGTGGGAAATCTGATCAAACACATCTTCGAGTTCGGGATTGAGCCGCCATTCATCAATATTCTCCTGCATCCATGTCACGGGGTCATCCTGATTCAGCCAATAAGAAAACGAGGTGCTGTAGAACCGGACCAGGAGCCGGTTGAGCCGGTCAAAGAAACGGGTCCCGGTTTTAAAAATGTCATATGTTTCCACTTGATCCAGAAGCTGACGCGTCAGTTTATCCGGCGGGTAATAGGTGTGCACAAAATAAAAAAACGCCGGATCATCATATCCGGAAATCCGATTGAGTTTATCTTCCAGCACCGGAAGAAAATCTATCAGCCGGTCCCCGGATTCTTTGATCATATGCAAAAAAAACAGCATCAGATTGTCTGAAGATGACGTTCGGACCGACTTGTCAATGCTTTGTTCAAATGCGGACAGAAAAATATCCGAATACAGCTTCAGGGCGGCGATCCCTTTTTCATGGGATCGATACAGGTAAAAATAATGAAGGGAAAAATGCCGGGCTTCACTGACAATAAACGTCCAGTTCCGATAGGGATGGGAAAGCTCTTTGAGAAAAATTTCCAACCGGTTCAAAATGCCGACATATCCGTCAAAAATATCGAGAAGTACCCGGTATCTCTCATGGACAGAGACTTCCACCCGGGTGTCGGAAAGATTTGCCTCAAGCGCTTTTGATTTCACAGAACAACCTCGATGATAAAGCCCCATGCCATTGTTGAATATACTGTCCCCCCTATATCAGGCCGATCCGGTTTTTTCAACTCAAGATTTGGCTGGGTTGAAACCATTAGGTTGATTTGTGGCAAAATTTCTTATATGATTTGTGGATCATAAGTATAGACAGCTCAAAACCCGGACAGTTTTCCAGTATCAATTAAACAGATTATTATTAATTTAAGGAGTCGTTTTGATGAATGATGCATCGCAATTTACGTTGTACAGTGGCGGTCACCGGGGTGCGGAAGCCGAATTCGGCCGGCTGGCGGAACAATATGGAATCAAGGAGATCAATTTTTCTTTTGAAGGGCATAAACCCGAAAGGCAGAACGGGATCCGGGTTCTGGCCGCCGATGAACTGAAAAAAGGAGATGTCAGTATGGACATCGTATCCACCCGCATGGGCCGGTCCTTTTCAAAAGTCGACAAAATCCGCAAAGTCATCCAGTCCATTTTTCATATGGTCAACAATGGATACCAGATATTTGTCGTGGGATGGATTCTGCCGGACAATACCGTCAAAGGGGGCACGGGCTGGGGTGTGGAGCTGGGAAAACTGTTCAACCGGCCTTTGTTTGTCTATGAGCAGGACCGGAAAGGATGGTTTTCCTGGGTGGACAATGGCTGGCACAAGGTGACACCGGTGATCACCCATAAAAATTTTGCCGGCACGGGCACACGGAATCTGACCGAAGATGCCAAAACCGCTCTGGCAGACCTGTTTGAACGATCTTTCACTTAAAACTGATTTTGTATTTCAAAGGCCACGGATGTTTACTGTCAATGATTTGATCGACATTGCCGTCAGAATGGAAAAAAACGGTGAGGCCCGGTATCTGGCGGCAAAAAAACAGGTAAAAGAAAAAAAACTTCAATCATTTTTGCAATGGATGGCCGATGAAGAAGCCGATCATTGCCAGTGGTTTGAAAACAAAAAACATCACTGGGTGCCTGAAACTCACCAGACCGATCTGGAAACCATGCTCCCGGATGTCATCAAAGAGATGATGGGCGACAAAGCCCTGTCCCTGGATGATGTGAATTTTTCCCAAGTCGGGTCGGCCCGGGCTTTGCTTGAAATCTTTGTATCATTTGAAAATGATACCATTTTGTTTTATGAATTTCTTCAGACGTTTATTCAGGAACCCGATGTGTTGGCCGGGCTGGAAAAAATCGTTGCCCAAGAAAAAAAGCATGTGGCTGAAATACAAAAAATGATCCAGGCCCTGGCTGATGAAGAAACAAGATGAAGGGCCGGATCCCACGGACTTTTGACAACTGGATGCGGATGGGATTTGTTGTTTCAGTGCTGTCATTCAGTTCCTGAAAATGTCAGACGGCTTTTGGCTCCGTATCCAGTATCCGGCGCACCACCCGTGCCAGATCCCCCAACTGCACCGGCTTCATTAAAAATGCTTCAAACCCTTTTTTTTGCGCAATATGTTCAGTCATCTGCGCACTGAAGCCGGTACACATGATCATGGGAATATCTGAACGTATTGCTCTCATTGCCAGACACATTTCATCTCCGTCCATTTCCGGCATGGACATGTCCGTGATCACCAGATCATATTCATCCGGGTGGGCTTTGAATTTTCTGATCGCTTCCAGACTGCTTGTTTCAATGGTCACATGATATCCTAAGGAATTCAATCCTCTTTTGGTGACATCCAGCAGCATGATGTCATCATCCACCACCAGAATATGTTCCGTGCCCCGGGGCAGCTTTTGCGGATTTTTCTTTTCTACTGCCGGTTGTCCCCCCTGTTGGGCCACTGGAAAAAACACCTGGAAAATTGAACCTTCACCCGGGGTGGTTTGAACCTGAATATCCCCGCCATGTTTTTTGACGATACCATGCACGACCGACAACCCCATGCCCGTCCCCTGTCCTTTCGGTTTTGTGGTGAAAAACGGCTCGAAAATCCGCTCCATCACATGGGAAGGCATGCCGTTGCCGGTGTCTGCCACCTCTAGTTTAAGATATGAACCAGAAGGAAGCACTGTCTGGTTTTTTTCACAAGGCGCAGGGAGGGTCACGGGTTCGAGTTTCACCGTCAAAACCCCGTTTTGTTTTTCTTTCATCGCCTGGGCTGCGTTGGTACACAGGTTCATGACCACCTGATGGATCTGGGTGGCATCTCCCATGATGGTGGAAGAACAGGAAAGGTCCTCAACCATGCGGATGGTTTTGGGAAATGATGCCTGAAGCAGCTTCAATGCTTCTTTGACGATGATATTCACCTGAACCGGGCGGGGCTTTGCCACCTCGACCTGGCGGCTGAATGCCAAAATCTGATGGATCAGATCCCTGGCCCGTTCGGATGCCGCCAGAATCTTGGTCAAATTGGCGTAGGGTCTGGACAGCTTGTCACTGTCCATTCTGGCCAGTTCAGTATATCCCATGATGGCGCTTAAAATATTGTTGAAATCATGGGCAATCCCCCCTGCCAGGGTGCCGATGGCCTGAAGCCGGGCAGATTCCGCCATCTTCTGCTCAATCATCTTTTCTCTTTCCAGCCGGTTTTTCATGGAATTGAACAGCATGGCATTTTCAATGGCAATGGCGGCATGATGGGAAAACACGCTCAAAATCAATGCATCGTCTTCCGTAAAAAAAGAGTTGTCTTTTTTGTTCATCACTTCCAGGACCCCGATGAGCTTGCGCTTGGATTTCATGGGGACACACAGAAGCGACCGGGTTTCCATACCGGTCATATCGTCGATCCGGGGATAGAACCGGGCATCTTTCCGGGTATCCGGCACCAGCAGATAGGTCTGCTTTTCCGCGACCCATCCGGCCACCCCCGCACCGGGCGGAATGCGGACATCTTTAAGATGTTCGGCATTGGGGCCGGTGGGAACACTGAACACCAGTTCACCGGTTTTTTCATCCAAAAGCATCAGAGTGGATGCCACGGCATCGGTGACGATGTTGGCATATTTCATGATCAGGTTCAGCACCTCTTCCAGATCGATGGTGGAGTTGATGACAAACCCCACCTGCAGGGCTTTGGCCAGTTTTTCACTGCTCAGGCGGCTCAGGTTTTCAATCTGCTGGTTTTGTGTCTTCAACGCCGGGATCAGCTGATCTTCAGTGACATAGCCTTTTTCCATAAGAATCTGACCCAGTTTGGGCGGCGGTGAAACATTTTTTTTCCGGCTGCCGGAAACCAGTTCCGTCCGATCCATTTCCAATTGAAAAGTATCTTCAAAAAAATGCTGCTGGGTCTGAAGTGCCTCGTCCAGCTGAACCTGAGTAATGGTTCCCATACCCACCAGAAGATCCCCCAGAAGATGAGAGTGAATATTCACGCTGTTATCCTTTTTATGCCGCGGGTTTGTGAACCGTGAGTTGAGGAAAAGGAATTTCCCAGTCATTGGCGGTACAGGCATCCGTGCACCAGCGCTGGATAGCCCGGGAAATCCGGTTGTACAGCGGGGCCATCTTGCCGTCAAAGTCCGCAATCACCACCAGATCCAGGGAGGACGATCCCGCCTGTGCGAATTCAACTCTCAAATTGAGCAGTGAATCTTCATATTCTTCCGCAACCAGCCGTTCCCGGAGATAGGTGTCCAGAACTTCCAGGACCCGGCCGGTGGCAATGGACTGAAGATTATAGGAAATACCGAACCCGATCTTGATCCTGAAATTCACGGACAGATTCAAGGGATTCATCCCCAGAAAATCCGAGGTCTGGTAGACCTTTTTGGCGCCTCCCCGCAACACCAGCTCCACCATTTCATGGGACAGGCTGGTGACACACCCTCTGGTGCCGTCCGACAGAATCACCCAGTCATTTTTCCGGCAGGGAAACCAGGGTTCATGCTTCTGAAACGGCCGGGAGATCAGATCCATGAGTTCCTCGATGGGCAGGCGCAGGGTCTGCCCAATATCCGGGTTTTCCAGCACAGAGAAAAAGTTAATTTTTTTCACCAGCCAGGGCACGCCCTGATACACCAGCCGTTCCCCTTCCCGAACGGCACCGATATTCAGAATCAGCCGGCTCTGGTGCACAAACCGGGGCAGGGTGTTTTTAACGGTCCAGGCAAGACCCAGAAGGAAAATGATGGCCAGAGACAAAAGCACCCAGTCCTCGAACAGATAGAACACCAGAATCACGGCCAGTAACGCAGACAGAACGCTGACGACCCGATACAACAGATCCATGGCCCGGAGATGAAACGGCCGGTACACGGACTGATATCCAGGTATCCGTTTGATCAGAAACAGATAGGCCACTCTCAGCAAGAGTACGATCCCGATGCAGGCAATCAATGCAACAAACAAAAACAGGCCCCGGGTTTTGAAAAACTGCTTGATGGAATTCTGAGACGTTTCAAGGATGGATTTTTCTTCCGATTCCATTTCCATCAGCTGCATCTGAGTGATTTCCAGGCGGCTGAGAAGCTGCCTTTCCTGTCCTTTCCATTCAGGGACCAGTTTTTCCAGTCGCTCTTTCAACCGGGCATCTTCCGTTCTGGCAATCAACGCCATCAGGTTTTCATTGGCCTGATGGGCAACCGGTTTCAATTCCTGGTATCTGGACAGCTCTTCTTTAAGATCCGCTTTCTGCCGGGCTTTCTGGGTTGCCTGCTTGAGTTCCATGATCCCGGGTTTGATCAGGGAGACCAGTTCATCTTTCCAGTTAAACGGCGCTTCCTTTTTTTCAGTAAACAGGCTGATATCCACCCCGGTCGCAATCCGTTCAAAATCCTGTCTGGAAGACGAAAGCATTTTATCCAGTCTCTCCAGCTCTGCTGCCAGATTGTTTTTTTCCGTTTCTGATGTACTTTCTTCAATGGCCTGTTGTTTTTCAACGATCCGCTGTTCCAGGTGTTTATTGTGTTCGAGAATGCTGTCGAGCATGCTCAATGTGCTAGGGTCAGATGTCATTAAATTTTCATCCAACACCTGAACATCCTGCCCTTCTGCCGGAAAAACCAACAGATTCAGGCCTGCCATCAGAAAAAATATCGTCACCCACATCCGAAGCTTCACCATTTCACTCCCTTGTCTGTCTTTGTCTGTTTTATTACCATAGCATGAAAAATTCACAGAGAACAGGCCCTTATGAAACATTTTATGTCTGCTTTTTCATCGTACCTTGACAGGGGAAAAACTTCCGAATATAGTCAAGCACAAATTTCACTCAAACAAGGATATCTTCAATTGGGACTACTTGACAGGGGAAGCCTTATTTACAACCGGATTGTCTTGATGGCGGGAGATATTCTGGTCGCCCTGATTATTCTGTTGACGGCTGTCAATTATACCCTGAATTTATCCACCATACCTTTATGGGCGGGTTTGTTCATCCCTGTGGTTCTTTTTTTTTCTTTCCTGTGCGAGGTGTATCAACCGGACAAGTGGATATTCCGGGACCGGTTGATCCGGTCGTTTGTCGCTGTGTTTCTGTCTTTTCTGCTTTTGGCTTTGCTTCCCCGGAATCCGGACACCAGCCTCTGGCATCTGTCCGGAACCATGCTGATGTTTTTTCTATTGCAAAACATCTGGCAGAGCCTGCTTCACAAATCCAATGATGCCCATTTTTTCGCTGAAAAAATTCTGGTCATCGGTACAGGGACCACGGCAGAAACCGTTGAAGCGCTGATTCTGAAGTCTTCTGGGAAATATGTCTTGACCGGATTCATCCAAACAACCACGGACCCTGTTTCTGTGGATGTTTCAAAAATTGTGGGATCATTTGACGATATTGTCACCCTGGCCCGGCAAACCCGCACCAACATGATTGTTATCGCCCTGACAGAAAGACGGGGCAATCTGGAGACAGACAAGCTGGTGTCCTGCAAACTGATGGGAATCAAAATTGTGGATTATCCGTCCTTTTATGAACGGGTCACCGGTAAAATCCCGGTGGAACATATCAATCCCGGCTGGCTGGTTCAAAGCCGGGGGTTTCTCATCACACCTTTTATCCGGTTGTTGAAAAAAATGCTGGACCTGGTGTTTGCGTCCATTCTCCTGATCCTCTCCTTGCCGATTTTTCCCTTGATCGCGCTGGCCATCAAACTGGACTCTCCCGGTCCGATTTTTTATTTTCAGAAACGGGTGGGCCTCAACGGCAAACTGTTCACCATTTACAAGTTCCGATCCATGCATGTGCAGCCGGACGATCTATCCAGTGCGGCCTGGGCCAGTGAAAATGATCCCCGGATCACCCGGATCGGAAAACTGATCCGCCGGGCTCGCATTGACGAACTGCCCCAGCTGATCAATGTGCTCAAAGGAGATATGAGTTTTATCGGTCCCCGGCCGGAACAACCGGAATTCGTGGCACAAATCAGTCTTGTGGCCCCGTATTACCCCCAGCGCCATGCGATCAAACCCGGTATCACCGGCTGGGCTCAGGTCATGTATCCCTATGGGGCTTCCATTGGTGATGCCGTGGAAAAACTTCGGTATGATCTGTATTATATCAACAACCTGTCTTTGTTCCTTGAACTTTATATTCTTTTTGAAACCATAAAAATTTTATTATTCAGAAGGGGTGGCAGATGACCATGATGAACAAACGACCCAGACATATCAACCGAAGCCAGCGCCTGTTCATCGAGCTGGGAACCCCGTTGCTTCTGGAAGCAAAACCAGCAGAACGATCTGCCACCAGCCAGCTCATCGGTATGCAGGTCGGCAGTTATCTCATTGTCCAGTTGACGGAAAACAACTGGATGCAAACCCGGCTGTCGTCCGGGGAAATGCTTTCGGCCAAATATGTATTATCTGATGATGTGTTCGAGTTCAAAACGCAAGTCATCCGAATTATTGAAGACCCGGATTATCTCTTGTTTTTGGATTACCCGGACGTGGTGGAATCCTGTAATATCCGCTCGGAAAAACGGGTGAAATGCTTTTTACCTGTCAAAATGACCCTGGATACCTT belongs to Desulfotignum phosphitoxidans DSM 13687 and includes:
- a CDS encoding flagellar brake protein; translation: MMNKRPRHINRSQRLFIELGTPLLLEAKPAERSATSQLIGMQVGSYLIVQLTENNWMQTRLSSGEMLSAKYVLSDDVFEFKTQVIRIIEDPDYLLFLDYPDVVESCNIRSEKRVKCFLPVKMTLDTFCLKGIIVNINPNGCLCMVDSDPFPDPCTFEYLNLSLPYGQSETLTIKADIRSIRKKGTQTSIGLMFHNLDGFSKNVLSALVPALKI